A genomic region of Methanobacterium formicicum DSM 3637 contains the following coding sequences:
- a CDS encoding deoxyhypusine synthase — MNVGPGMTTLQLMEEMGKSGVLGAGRLYRATELLAELISDEETTVFLSIAGPMVPGGLRKIIRDLVAGGHVDVIISSGANLTHDLLESFGGSHYREHNETDEQLCQMGMGRIGDIYTKSEDFEVFEKKINTILTEIAGKENQLNIRQFLTEIGNHIQDPESIIHTATEKNVPIFAPGIIDCMLGLQLWMFTQENQLTLDAAGDMSELSDIVYGSKKVATIILGGGLPKHYALASNILTGGVDAAIQVTLDRSEAGSLSGAPLEEAKSWAKAKCGSKLVTVIGDATIIFPMMVAGALDLINKNGSKSD, encoded by the coding sequence ATGAATGTAGGTCCTGGAATGACCACCCTGCAGTTAATGGAAGAAATGGGGAAAAGCGGAGTTTTGGGGGCCGGCAGACTTTACAGGGCTACAGAGCTCCTGGCAGAACTTATCAGTGATGAGGAAACCACGGTTTTCCTGAGCATTGCCGGGCCAATGGTCCCCGGTGGCCTTAGAAAGATCATCCGTGATCTGGTGGCCGGTGGCCATGTAGATGTTATCATAAGCAGTGGGGCCAACCTCACCCATGACCTTCTGGAGTCCTTTGGGGGTTCACACTACCGTGAACATAATGAAACTGATGAACAACTCTGTCAGATGGGCATGGGTCGTATTGGAGACATATACACAAAATCAGAAGATTTCGAAGTTTTCGAGAAAAAAATTAACACCATCCTGACTGAAATTGCCGGAAAAGAGAATCAGCTGAATATCAGGCAATTTTTAACCGAGATCGGGAACCATATTCAGGATCCTGAATCCATAATTCACACTGCCACCGAGAAAAACGTGCCAATCTTCGCACCGGGTATTATTGACTGCATGCTGGGACTGCAGCTGTGGATGTTCACCCAGGAAAACCAGCTCACCCTGGATGCAGCCGGAGACATGAGCGAACTATCAGACATAGTCTACGGATCCAAAAAGGTAGCCACCATAATCCTAGGAGGAGGACTACCCAAACATTACGCCCTGGCATCCAACATACTAACTGGTGGAGTGGACGCTGCAATACAAGTGACACTGGACCGCAGTGAAGCAGGAAGTCTGAGTGGGGCCCCACTGGAAGAAGCTAAATCATGGGCCAAGGCCAAATGCGGATCCAAACTGGTGACTGTGATTGGGGATGCCACCATAATATTCCCAATGATGGTGGCCGGTGCACTGGATTTGATTAACAAGAACGGTTCAAAAAGTGATTAA